The following are encoded in a window of Acidobacteriota bacterium genomic DNA:
- a CDS encoding glycosyltransferase produces the protein MQRVLMVSPHFPPDTSAGTHRVRLLAPHLAKFGWEPTVVTVDPRDYESRLDQGLAELVSPNLQVIRSRAWPVGMTRQLGIGDLGLRAMRGLYRTCAELLTRERFDVLFITIYPSYPALLGPMLKRRFGIPFVLDYQDPWVGSWGLTVGGGTNGQPDFKSRLSRFVATRLEPMAARAADAITAVSAGTYEAIRERYRGFDDKLYAAIPLGGEPNDFARLFDHPRTNPYFHPGDGFCHVCYVGTLLPLGFETLRALLKAASLLRQRQPELYGKLRLHFFGTSNQTASNAALRVLLVASELGVADCVTEYAPRIDYLDALTVQTQANAILMLGSSERHYTASKLYPGLLAARPILALYHEESSVVEILRRAAKPPTVRVVTYSDARRAESRVEAIYEALAALVAEPIYRPEDVAMDEVREFSAESLAERLAKVFEGLKGE, from the coding sequence ATGCAGCGAGTACTGATGGTAAGCCCGCATTTTCCGCCTGACACCAGTGCCGGCACACATCGCGTTCGCTTGCTGGCTCCGCATTTGGCGAAATTTGGTTGGGAGCCAACTGTGGTCACGGTTGATCCGCGCGATTATGAAAGCCGGTTGGATCAAGGCTTGGCGGAGTTGGTATCGCCCAATTTGCAAGTGATCCGCAGCCGGGCATGGCCGGTTGGGATGACTCGGCAGTTGGGGATTGGCGATCTGGGGTTGCGGGCGATGCGTGGGCTTTATCGGACTTGCGCTGAACTGCTCACACGCGAACGCTTCGATGTTCTTTTCATCACCATTTATCCCAGCTATCCGGCGTTGTTGGGGCCAATGCTGAAACGGCGTTTCGGCATTCCCTTCGTGCTGGATTACCAGGACCCGTGGGTGGGTTCGTGGGGATTGACGGTTGGCGGCGGAACGAATGGCCAGCCGGATTTCAAAAGCCGGTTGAGCCGTTTTGTCGCCACGCGATTGGAGCCGATGGCCGCGCGCGCAGCCGACGCCATCACCGCAGTTTCCGCCGGAACGTATGAAGCGATCCGGGAACGGTATCGCGGATTTGACGACAAACTGTATGCGGCGATTCCGCTGGGTGGTGAACCAAACGATTTCGCCCGGTTGTTTGACCACCCGCGAACGAATCCCTATTTCCATCCCGGCGACGGATTTTGCCACGTGTGTTATGTCGGAACGTTGTTGCCGCTGGGGTTTGAGACTTTACGCGCGTTGCTGAAGGCTGCGTCTTTACTGCGCCAGCGTCAGCCGGAGCTTTACGGCAAATTGCGGCTGCATTTTTTTGGGACCAGCAATCAGACGGCCAGCAATGCTGCGCTGCGCGTTTTGCTTGTCGCGTCAGAGTTAGGCGTGGCCGATTGCGTGACGGAATATGCTCCGCGCATTGATTATCTGGACGCGTTGACCGTGCAAACGCAAGCCAATGCGATTTTGATGCTCGGCAGCAGCGAGCGGCATTACACGGCCAGTAAACTGTATCCGGGCTTGCTTGCCGCGCGACCGATTCTGGCGCTGTATCACGAAGAGAGCAGCGTGGTTGAAATTTTGCGCCGGGCGGCAAAACCTCCCACAGTGCGCGTGGTGACGTACAGTGATGCGCGACGGGCCGAAAGCCGCGTCGAAGCGATTTACGAAGCGTTGGCTGCGTTGGTGGCAGAACCAATTTATCGTCCTGAGGACGTGGCGATGGATGAAGTCCGGGAATTTTCGGCGGAATCGCTGGCTGAAAGACTGGCGAAGGTTTTTGAAGGTCTGAAAGGGGAGTGA
- a CDS encoding acyltransferase has translation MAESRTDRYQSLDIWRGVACLMIVVIHSSYYLLGHPDQLGEGVPAKAVEFFLPYFLLGVPIFFVISGYCITATSLSSARNSRPLKTYFLRRFRRIYPPYWIALALMAALVVGIYQITPELLSDSPHPVEHPSSLSRIQWLTNLTLTEIFRHHFIPGERVFFLMQAWSLCYEEQFYAICGLVIWKWPSRYFRVMVWLSAITLVPAALFFTKLNLPVEGFFFDGLWLLFAAGILVYYQVNHASVEQVWLIRLALVAFILGAAGLRFVYHLPGAMFVESGVNKVRAMQYLAGFGFALVLSFLHSKDSEISRNRLLWPLNFCGQMCYSLYLIHWPITKIVSHLLFQVGIKGLTQTLLIVIPSCITASVAVAWVFYQLVEKRFLNRPQSVGRLSSAQTGDSKPQAVLTA, from the coding sequence ATGGCTGAGTCACGAACAGATCGTTATCAAAGTCTAGACATTTGGCGTGGTGTGGCGTGCCTGATGATTGTCGTCATTCATTCGTCTTACTACCTGCTTGGGCATCCAGATCAATTGGGCGAAGGTGTTCCGGCAAAAGCTGTAGAATTTTTCCTGCCTTACTTCCTGCTTGGAGTGCCAATTTTTTTTGTCATCAGCGGTTACTGCATCACAGCGACATCACTTTCCTCTGCGCGAAATTCCAGGCCCTTGAAGACATATTTTCTACGACGATTCAGAAGAATTTATCCGCCTTATTGGATTGCATTGGCGCTGATGGCGGCGCTCGTTGTCGGGATTTACCAGATAACCCCGGAGCTTCTGTCGGATTCACCGCATCCAGTTGAACATCCTTCTTCACTTAGCCGAATTCAGTGGTTAACCAACCTGACATTGACTGAAATTTTCCGTCATCACTTCATTCCGGGTGAACGGGTTTTCTTTCTGATGCAAGCCTGGTCTTTGTGTTACGAAGAGCAGTTTTATGCCATTTGCGGATTGGTGATTTGGAAATGGCCGAGCAGATATTTCAGAGTGATGGTATGGCTGAGCGCGATCACGCTTGTTCCAGCAGCGCTCTTCTTTACGAAGCTGAACTTGCCAGTCGAAGGGTTCTTTTTTGACGGACTTTGGTTGTTGTTTGCCGCAGGCATTCTGGTTTACTACCAAGTGAACCACGCAAGTGTTGAGCAAGTATGGTTGATTAGGCTTGCACTCGTTGCGTTCATTCTGGGAGCGGCTGGTTTGCGGTTTGTCTATCATTTGCCGGGCGCAATGTTTGTTGAATCCGGCGTCAATAAAGTTCGAGCGATGCAGTATCTGGCGGGATTCGGTTTCGCGCTGGTTCTGTCATTTCTTCATAGCAAAGATTCTGAGATAAGCAGAAACAGGTTGCTTTGGCCGCTGAATTTCTGTGGGCAGATGTGTTACAGCCTGTACCTGATTCATTGGCCAATCACGAAAATTGTCAGCCACCTGCTTTTTCAGGTTGGGATCAAAGGGCTGACACAGACATTGCTAATTGTTATTCCCAGTTGCATTACGGCTTCGGTGGCTGTGGCCTGGGTCTTTTACCAATTGGTTGAAAAACGATTTCTCAATCGTCCGCAATCGGTTGGTAGATTGAGTTCAGCACAGACAGGTGATTCAAAACCACAGGCTGTATTGACCGCCTGA
- a CDS encoding glycosyltransferase family 4 protein, with amino-acid sequence MNLRILLLMDPYIKVPPEHYGGIERVIADLAEGLHARGHEVTLWAAPGSHISGRVEPFGREGEWTRWSNLRNTALVTARFWRSSNQFDVIHNFGRLAYLTSVLRWDVPKVQTYMRRVNPANMRFVERLGARRMHFTAVSKVIRDTGTPGGGDWSVIYNCAPVNEYRFNANVDPATAPLVFLGRLERCKGLHSAIEVARRLNRPLRIAGNLSSLPEELDYFHREIEPQIDGKLINYIGTVNNEQKNELLGTAAAMLLPIEWLEPFPVVLPEALLCGTPILAFRQGGVPEGIADGRTGFVCDTVDEMAALVNRLPELDRSECRREAERRFSDGAIVDEYERLYGRLMN; translated from the coding sequence ATGAATTTGCGCATCCTGCTGTTAATGGACCCATACATCAAAGTGCCGCCGGAACATTACGGCGGCATTGAACGCGTCATCGCCGACTTGGCCGAAGGGCTGCACGCGCGCGGCCACGAAGTGACGTTGTGGGCTGCGCCGGGATCACACATTTCGGGACGGGTGGAACCTTTCGGGCGCGAAGGTGAATGGACTCGATGGAGCAACCTGCGCAACACGGCGTTGGTGACGGCTCGATTTTGGCGTTCCTCGAACCAATTCGATGTCATTCACAACTTTGGGCGGCTGGCGTATCTGACCAGCGTGCTGCGTTGGGATGTGCCGAAAGTGCAAACCTATATGCGTCGGGTCAATCCTGCGAATATGCGATTTGTTGAGCGGTTGGGCGCACGACGCATGCACTTTACAGCAGTCAGCAAAGTCATACGCGATACAGGGACGCCGGGCGGAGGCGATTGGAGCGTCATTTACAATTGCGCGCCGGTCAATGAATACCGCTTCAATGCGAATGTTGATCCGGCCACCGCGCCGTTGGTGTTTCTGGGTCGGCTGGAACGTTGCAAGGGGCTGCATTCCGCCATCGAAGTCGCCCGCCGATTGAATCGCCCATTGCGAATTGCCGGAAATCTTTCTTCGCTGCCCGAAGAATTGGACTACTTCCACCGCGAAATCGAACCGCAGATTGACGGCAAACTCATCAACTACATCGGAACGGTCAACAACGAACAGAAAAACGAATTGCTTGGAACAGCAGCGGCAATGTTATTGCCCATCGAATGGCTGGAACCATTTCCCGTCGTTCTGCCTGAAGCGTTGTTGTGCGGCACTCCGATCCTGGCATTTCGCCAAGGCGGCGTTCCCGAAGGCATCGCCGACGGACGCACGGGATTTGTTTGCGACACGGTGGATGAAATGGCTGCGTTGGTGAACCGTTTGCCGGAACTGGATCGAAGCGAATGCCGCCGCGAAGCCGAACGTCGCTTCAGCGATGGGGCGATTGTGGATGAATACGAACGGCTTTATGGAAGGCTTATGAATTAG